GCATTATTACGGATTAATGGTTATATTTCTGGCTGGCTTCTGCCTGGCCGAGGAGATCCTGGAGCTAAGCTGCTTCACCGATGCCCAGTGCCTCCAGTTTGAGCGCGGACGATGCCTCAATACGACCTGCACCTGTACAGCACGTGACTCGGGACAGCGCGTGGACTGCAAGCCCATGGAACAGAAGGTCACAAATATCATTGGCGGCCACTGTCCCTGCCATCAGGACCATGCCGAGTGCAACAAGAAGTTGGAGCagtgctcctgctcctccggATTCGTTCCGAGCGAGGACAAACGACGCTGTCTCGCGGAGGTGGTGCGACTGGACGAACGCTGCGAATTCCATCGCCAGTGCCAGTTGGCGGACAAATTCAGTTCCTGCCACCCATCGCAAAATCGCTGCCTGTGTCGATCAAACTTTGAGTCCCATCAGGGACACTGTCTGGCCGTCCTGGGTGAGTGGCTGCTTCCCAAGAAACGCGATCCGAAACTAAGATATTGCTTACTATGATCACCTACAGAGTCCAGCTGCGTGAACGACACCGATTGCGGCAGCTGCGGTGCCTTGCTCTGCCTGCCGCAGCTCAAGAAGTGCGGCTGTGCCGTCAACTATGTCCACAATCGCAACATGACCAAGTGCATCACTGGATCGGACTACGGCGATGGCTGCGACAGCAGCACAGCCTGCCAGCTTAGCCTTGGTTCCGGTGGCCAGTGCCAGGATCATCGCTGCGCCTGTCGCTCCACCCACTATCCCAGAAAGGTCGCCAACGCCATCCCGAAAGAGGAGAATGCAGTGGATACAAACCAGCTGGAGCGGATTGTCTGCGAGCCCATAGTGCCGTTTGGTGCCTACTGTCGCACCAACAGCGACTGCCAAATGCATCCTCTGATGGCAGGTGAATCCCGTCCCCTGCCTCCAACGTCCTCCATGGAGTGCAAGTGGGGCGAGTGCCGCTGCAGTGCCCACCACAGTGTCCAGGACAATCAATGCGTGCTGGAGAGTGGCGGAAGCATCCCAACCCACCTCTGGATTGGACTTTTGATTCCGATTTCATTGATTCTTTATTAGGAAATAGAAAAAAAGCTGTTCAACTTATCAAATACAATGATTTATGCAGATCTCATTGCCTGATCGATCCTGATCCACTGCCGCTCGTTTAGAGGCCGATCCTGGCCGGTGTGCGTCGGGGCGTGGTAGTGCCTGGCGTGGCTATCTCCTGTTTGGCGGCCATCTGCTCCTCTTGGCGGGCCGCCTCTAGTTTGCGCTCCTCCATCTCGTGCTGGGCCTGCAACATTTGCTCCTCCATCTCTTTGAGATGCTCGGCGGCCTGTTTCTTCTTCTCGCGGCCGCTGCGTCCCGACTCCTTCACGGAGAAGAACATGGGCCCCAGCTCGGCCAGCCAGTAGCCATCCACAGCGGTGGCACACTGCATATACTCCTTGGCCGTCATAATCAGCTCGTGATAGACAACATAGTCGGGGGTGGTGCCCAGCCCATACAGGGCCGAGGTGGGATGCAGATGGCAGGGCATGCCTGTGCGCAGGTTCACGTACTCACCGATGCCCTTGAGCCGTGCCGCTTGGTAGAAGTACGCCGAGCAGATGCACTTTCGCACAATATCCCAGTCGGTGCCGCACGACTTGACGCTCATCTTCTGCTGGGTCATGATGTCCTTCAGCTGCTGACGCACCTCGCGCACCTTCCGCATCGCCTTGATATGAATGAAGTGCTCGTTGCACCACGACGATCCGTAGCTGTGGGAGAGGGGGACCAACGCAATGTCAAATCTGGTCTGTGATCCCCTGCCGCTGGGGGCTCACACTTACCTGTTTTGCCGCCACTGCTGATACACGTTGAGGTAGGTCAGATGATCTGATTCGGGCACCTGGAACTTTTCGCGCACTCcgtccgcctcctcctcgcgTCCCTTGGGCCGATAGAAGATCGAGGGCACCGACAGCATGGAAACTATAGAGTGGAGAGAGTGTTATGAAAAGGATCAGAAGAGCTACTCCTTTTTCGGGTCTTTTCTCTCACCTATGATAAGCACCTCGGCGCTGCACTCCATGCGGCAGGCGACAATCAGCATTTGGCACTGCGGTGGATCTAGGGGAAATTCGGCCATCTGACGGCCCAGGGTGGTGAGGGCACCCGTGTGGTCCAGGGCGCCCAGGATCCACAGCTGGTAGAGCGAATTGAGGATGTTGTCCTGGGGCGGCGGGTCCATGAAGTGGAACTGTAGCAGATCCACCACGCCCAGCGACTTAAGCAGCAGCACCGTATTGGCCAGATT
The sequence above is a segment of the Drosophila pseudoobscura strain MV-25-SWS-2005 chromosome X, UCI_Dpse_MV25, whole genome shotgun sequence genome. Coding sequences within it:
- the LOC4815099 gene encoding tenascin → MQIMHYYGLMVIFLAGFCLAEEILELSCFTDAQCLQFERGRCLNTTCTCTARDSGQRVDCKPMEQKVTNIIGGHCPCHQDHAECNKKLEQCSCSSGFVPSEDKRRCLAEVVRLDERCEFHRQCQLADKFSSCHPSQNRCLCRSNFESHQGHCLAVLESSCVNDTDCGSCGALLCLPQLKKCGCAVNYVHNRNMTKCITGSDYGDGCDSSTACQLSLGSGGQCQDHRCACRSTHYPRKVANAIPKEENAVDTNQLERIVCEPIVPFGAYCRTNSDCQMHPLMAGESRPLPPTSSMECKWGECRCSAHHSVQDNQCVLESGGSIPTHLWIGLLIPISLILY